The nucleotide sequence TCCCAAGGTGGAAGCAGGACAAAAATTTGGCAAGCTGTCCGTTATTACTAGCTACTTGGGGTTGATTGTCACAGGGATTACCATTTGGTGTTCTGGACTTTTGCTGGAGATTATGGTCTAATTTCCTACAAATCTGACTTCTGGCAGGCTGGCTGCCCCGGCCAGTTACTGTAGATAAGATGCTGGTTTCCTGGGCCAGAAGTTCTGTGcagagctctatttttaatagatGGTCTGGCCATTGTCCCTGGGTACATTCAGTTTTTTACAACCAGATGTACATTTTCTAGAGACACTCTGCGCTTAGAGGCCGTTGCTGGGGATGGTGCAAATGGGAAGACAGCTGTGCGTTGCCCCGACTGCTCAAATGACACGGTGTATGCCCCGTCCCCCCGTGTAGTCTGACGTCTCTGTACTTTGGCCGGGTCGTGACTATTGTGGAAGACTTAGCATCAGGTCAGCCTGTTGTACTAGCCCTGTGAACCCAGGCAAGTTCCTAGGACTGAACCTTGTCATACCTGAGtattgtttggtttggttttttttcctatttatgatGGAAAAGTTCAGGCACACAAAAGTGAAGAGGCCAGAATAATGACCCCTCGGATATCTATTATCCTGCTTCAGTAGCTATCAACTTATAGCCCGCGTTGTTCCATTTGGGTTTCTCCCCACCCGCCGCACTATGATTATCTTGACATTTTCGACATCAAATTATTTCATCTGCAAACATTTCAGCTTTTAtttgtgaaactttttttttttagattttatttgtttatttgtcagagagagagagagagatatcacaagcaggcagagaggcaggcagaggtagagagagaagcaggctccctgctgagcagagagccggatgcgggactcgatcccaggactctgagatcatgacctgagccgaaggcagcagctgcacccactgagccacccaggcgtcccgtgaaacgtcttttttaaatgatcactTGGCTTATTCTTATTATCCACTCATCATCTTAAGTTATACATCTAAGGAGTGAAACTTAATTCTACCCCGATGAAGCAGCAATAGAACAAAGAGCACCAAGGAATACTCAGAATGCTCTCATTTGCTTTACAATGTTACCTTTTCATGAGTTGGGCACTTTACTGATATCAGTGCCCAATCCATTTCTCCTTCGGTTGATACCTTTTTTGGTTTCATGGTGCTATTTCCAAGCCTTTCCCAGCGTGCATTTAGATGTGGCTTTCTCAAagataaaaagtgatttttaaaaatacaaccacaggggtgcctgggtggcttagtgggttaaagcctctgccttcggctcaggtcatgatctcagggtcctgggattgagccccgcatcaggctctctgctcagcaaggaacctgcttccccttctctctctgcctgcctgcttgtgatatctctctctatgtgtcaaataaataaataaataatcttaaaaaaatacaaccacAATATCTGTATGAATGATCACTTGCTAtgtgatttttattgatttttttaaaaaaaaattttttttaaagattttatttatttatttgacagagagagagatcacaagtaggcagagaggcaggcaggtggggggaggaagcaggctccctgctgagcagagagccccatgcagggctcgatcccaggaccctgagatcatgacctgagcagaaggcagaggcttaacccactgagccactcaggcgcccctgatttttcttttttcttttttaaagattttatttgtttacttatttatttgagagaagagagcaagagaggggagggagaggagaagcagactttgcacggaacatggagcctgacacagggcttaatgccagcaccctgagaccatgacccaagccaaaattaAGAGCCAGGTGCCcgactaactgagccacccagacaccccagtttttattgattttcttgaTCACATAGGCCAGCCCTGATTCAGTTTAGGAGGGGACTGAATAATAGCATGAGAGCCAGGAGCCATCTTTGAggttggttattttttatttatttactttaccttatttatttattttttaaaggaactcaTAGTTCCACCAgccttctaaaaaatattttacttgtttatttatttgagagagagcgagtagggggtgggagagggagggggaaagaatctcaagcagactccgcactgagtgtggagcccaatgcggggctcgacctcaaaactctgagatcatgacctgagccggaaccaagagtcagacactcagctgactgagctacccaggcacccctcagaatCTGGCTCTTGATAATGTCATTATCACATCTGAAAAGAACGTAACAATAATCTCTTAATATCATCAACTAGCCACTGTCTAGACCTTTGGTGAGGATTCAAATATGTTCCATATACTgcaatttgttgttctttttcctaagCCCCTTGTAATCGGCagattcctcctttctccctttccctctgcccgctCCTTTTCCCCACCTTGCAGTTTATTTGTTGAACTCACAGAGGTTTGATGAGGAGTCAACAAGGAGCAGGTAAAAcagacatgggaggcaggcctgACGCTGGACCACATGCGTTGCTGAACAACCTGGACACACACCCATGCCAGGCCTTTGACGGGGAGGGCTATCTCTGGGGGAGGTGGTGATAAGTAGTGTTCAGCCTAAATTCACTGGAGGGGTGGTTCTGTAATTCAGAGTTTCACAATCAGTGGTCAGGCCTTGAGCCCCAGCAGGAACCAAGAGAAGCTTCTCTCGCTGCAGAGACAGATCTCCTTGATTTGTCCCAGCTCTGCCTAGGGAAGCTCTCAAGAGGTCTGGATGCAGCAGCTGTGGCTGCCAACACCCAAACACCCACATGTACGTGGCACCACGCTCCAGATGCCAGATGCATCTGTTCCTAACAGCTTCACACTTCACCCCCAACCGCATTCCACGAGGGAGGCTTCGGTGTTCACCTGGGAGTCGGGAAAGTTAGCACTCTCACCTGGTCCATTGGCAGGACAGGCACAGTTGCACACCTGGATGTGTGTAAACGCTGATGAGTGTGCTTGTGCTCTTCCAAGTGGGTACAAGGCTTTGTTGCACCAGGGTGAATTTATCCAGAAGGGGAATCTCCACTGCTATTTTGGGGGTGCCAGGAAGCCCACAATTTTTTCCATTgtctatattattatataaataagtttatttcCACAAATGGCTTCCTTCTGATGAGGTATGcttgtgcagtgcacaacttGAATAGCTATACATTGCAGCACTGCTTGGATTGACTGGTTGTTTCCTTTGGCCTGGTCTCTTCAAACAGGATAAAACCACTTGAAGCTCAAAGATCTCGATTTCCCTTAATCAGATCCAGGATTCCTGAGGCCCCTGGGCATGGTTTTTCATTCCGGTTAAAGGTTGTTCACTTCCTTCCAGTCATGGGGTTCTTCATTCTGCTCTTCTTGACTATCTTTTCAGGTAAGACAGGGGAAGGAACATTTCTAGCCTCCAAACTTCCCAAACACTTtgcatttccttgcctttccttctctcctactTGGAATGCCGGCTCAGTAGCATGAACCTCAGCAGGAATGGGAtaggaaaataaaaggaggagaaaagagatcCTGTTCAAATTCATCCTTGTTCTTAGCTCTGATAGGAGGGTagtgaggggagggaaaaaaaaaattttaaaaggagggtTGCAAGAAATTTGAAAACCTCAGCTAAATTGTGGGCTCCCTATTCTCTCAGTGTTAAGttccccttccctgtcccttcccctttGCCGAAAAGTGTTTGTGCAGATGGATAAGGCCGGGACTTTCTGCCCGAGCCCAGAGATGAGACCCCGGGGACTGACCTGGTGACCTTGACGACTGCTGTGCCTCTCCTTGGGTCCCCGCCCAGGCCTGTAGAGTGAGCATCACCCCATCTACCTTGTGGGGTAGATAGGagaataaaatatcatatcagtTCATATGGGGGATGTGAACCTGCCATGCAGGCTGGTCCAGGCAGCGCTTGTGGGGACCTAGCCCACCTCTGGAAGGCTGAGAGACAGGGGGGCCCTGCTGCCCCTCTCTGCTGCTTGTTCTGATACTTCCCCAGCCGTGGTCAAGGGGGACATGGTGTGCATGACTTCCTCACTACACAACATCCTGAGATGACGGCGCTGCCCCTGCAGGTCTTGCACAGAGGAAATGGAAAGTTCTGAGCTCCTAAGAACAGAAACTGACTCACTCTGCTCTCAGCACTGTGGGGCCAGCAGAAGCCTCCGAGCCTTCTCAGGTTTTGAGGGGGGCTCAGTGGAGTAGGGGGCTAGGGGCACAGGATGTGCTCACGGTGAGCCTCGGGCTCGTCAAGCCCCCTGCCAGTAGTGGTGAGAGGCTGCCTATATCTGTGCAGAGGGGGACCCCTTGGGCCAGGCCACAAGACTTGCCGAGGGTTGTGGTAGTAGCCGTCAGGCCTGCCGGAGCCAGCACCACAGACTGGCTGGCTTGAAcgacagagatttatttcttcccatttccgGAGGCTGGGAGTCCGAGATCAAGGTGCAGGCAggtctggtttcttctgaggccgcTCTCCTTGGCCTTCTTGTTGTGTCCCACATGACAGTCCCTCGGCCTGTTGTGTGTATCCTAAGCTCCtttctcataaggacaccagGCAGGTGGCCTTAGGCCCTTTCTAATGACCCCACTGTAACTCAATTACCTCTTAAAAGGCTCAGTCCCtcaatacagtcacattctgaggtgctggaGGCTAACACCtcaacatacgaattttaggGGGACCCTATGTGGCCCCTAATAGTCACTAACTCAaaacaggcagaaaaaaaaaatcagcttcctGTGTTTTAACTGATTTTTCCGGAGGATGGCAGGGGCTGCAACATGTTTAAAGGAACAATGATGCGTGTGTGTGCGGGTGCACGCACGGGCGCACGCTTGCCCGTGTGTGTTTTCACAGATGCTATGGTCATGGACGAAAAGGTCAAGGAGAGCTTTGCGCTGGACACGCCTTCTGCCACCTGCGGCTACAATGCCCACTATAAGGAACACCCCAAATACTGGTGCCGAGGCTACTTCCGGGACTACTGCACCGTCGTCGCCTTCACACCCAACAGTACGGACCGAGTGGCCCTGAGGGACACGGGAAGCCAGCTCATCATCACTGTGTCCTGCCTGACCAAGGAGGACGCGGGCTGGTACTGGTGCGGCATCCAGCGGGCCTTTGCCAGGGATGACATGGATTCTACCGCGCTGGTGGTGACTGACAGCACGGGAGGCCTGGCCAGTGATCTCTGGTCTGGAAAAGGTAAGGAGCCTGTCAGGGGTCCTGTCAGGGGTAACCACAGTCATGCGTGTGCATTATACGTGGTAACTACTCGCCGAGGCCGGGGAGCACCAAGTCAGGCTCCCCCTAGGTTCTTTGGGGGTAACCTGGTCTCTCCTTCCCTCCGAAGTCGGGTGGTTGCTGATGGTTGGGGATTAGCTTGGAATTTGGGGAAGAGGAGGGCGTGTGGGCTCCGCAGTCCTCTTGGAACCTCCCTTCCCTCACAGCGATCTGGCTCGTGGGATTTGGGAGAGGCTCATGGCAGTGGAAGGGCTTTGTGCTGCTGGCCAGGAAAGGCTCAGAGGTGGTTATTACACATCTGTGCTCCATAGCCAGCCTTGTAGGTCTAGAATCTTGAAGCTCCACTTCTTCAGAGGCCAGTGAGGCTATGAAAAATGCCCCAGGTGCCCGGATGAGCCCCCCCAGAAACAGGGATGAAGATCACGGCCAAACGGGTCAGGAGTACAATTTACATGGAGGCCGCTGGGGGGGTGCAGGTTGGACTGGAGCCTGTAGGAGAAGGTCTGTCCAAGCCAGTCAACCGGTCCTTTGGGCCAGGGCTGAGTTCTCCAGATGCTCTCCAAAATTCTTCTGTCAGTTGCTCAAAGTCTCTTTTCTACATGAGAAAGCCTCTGTCTCCACAAAGAGCTTAAGGAAAGCACtagcctttctctttttcccctctttgTCTTCTCAGTTCTTCCCGGTTCTAGGAGGGAGGTCTTTCTATCATAGCCCGGAGCGCAGTGAGGGTCGGAAAACAAACCAAGAACTTAAGGAAAGCTGTAGGAAGCCTTCTGGGGCTGGAGAGAGGGTCTTGCTCACACGTGAGCAACTGCTCCTTTGTCTAGCAAGTATCCTATTCAATGGATAGGTGACATCCTCACACCTAGTGTGTTTGTACTGTATAGTTAGGCTCGAGATGAAAGAGGTCTCACCTAAATGTCTCCTTAGTTTAAGCCCCCGCAACCTCCCCAACTAGATTTGTCAGAGAAGGCAATGTGGGTGGCCATGGCAGAGCTTTTCCCATTAGGTTTTGGTGGCTATCAGGAGCACGGTGTGGCAAAGATGTCACCTATTGGCTCCTTCCTTAAGGATTGGACTGGCCCTCTTGTGCCTCTGGTGTCCCCTCCCATGGGCTTCAGCCTGGGACTCTCTAATCATGGGTCACTTCTAGTCCACAAAGGGGTTTTCTGCAAATCTGGAAAGAGGGTCCCACCCCCAGGTGCATGGAACCCAGTGACCGGTGGTATATGGCCTGGCTAGTAGAGTGTGGGCTGGATGTTAGCCCCTACTTGTTCCCTCCACCCTCTGCCCCATGCAGGGCACACTTAGGGTACTTCAGCTTGGGCCAACATCTGTTCGGAACACTCAGTCTCTGAAGGTTGAGGGAACGACAGCCAGAGACGCAGAGATGCAGAAGACAAGGGCAGGTCTGGGGACTGGCTCACAAGACCCTCAGCACATTCTTTCTGATGCAGACCAATCAGGCAACAAGACCAGAAGCTGCAAGGCATCCAGAGTGGTCCGCAAGGCCGATCTCTCCAGGTGAGGACAAACGGGCTATGGGGGTGGCAGGAGACAGGGAAGGGTGACACAGCGTGGAGAAAGATTTGTCCTAAGGAGACAGCAGTGTCTCACACGTGAAGGGCGGGACATGGCGCCCTCAGAAATGGTCCAGAGCATCTTTGGGACTTTTTCTCAGTCTCTGATCTGCTGCTGTCACATGTGCttgccacctctctctctgcactgcccttctctgtttcattttggcCGTTTCTAGTTCCTGAGCTTATGTCTCCCCTGCTCAAGAGACCAGCCAGTCTTGGCTCTGCCTGCTCCAAGTCCGTTAGTCTCTGAGGAAAGGGCTCGGACCCGCTTGGTCTGCCCGCCAGCCCAGGTCCGATCAGGCTTGGGCTGGGGGACAGGAGCACTCTGAAGGGACACGGTGGCGGAGCTCCTGGaactgggtgggggcgggggatggaGCAGATCCCAGGAAAGGGGATCCTGGGCAGAGAACCGAATTCTAGCGACATGAATTCTGTCGGTCTGTGACTCCTTCcaggatgtccattctcatcaTCTGCATACTGATCACAGGCTTGGGGGCCATCTTTATAATCAGTCATTTGTCCAAAAGAAGGAGAAGCCAAAGGAGTAGAAAGGGTAAGTAGTCACTGGGGGGTGAGGATTAAGCAAAATGAAAGGGGCCAAGGAGTAACTTTCAAATGAGTGAGTGTGACCCTCTTCTTGTTGCCTGGACTCATGGAGGCCAATGCAGCTAGCCATGGGCTGGGGGAGATTCTGCTTCATGGTGACCAAGGCCCCATGAGAGGCAACAGAGAGGGTATGGCGGCCATGGTAAGTGGGACCACTTAGACTAGGGAGGAGGGGGGCCTTGAGACGACCACACCGTAGGTCCCAGTGTGTGGAAGGTCATCTGCCTCCCCAGCACACAACCTTTGGGAGATAGACTTACTCTTTGCTTGAAACTTTTGTTCACCTGGGGGGACTGTCAAAGGACCTCTGGGGCCTGTGGGTAAGTAGACATAGAAAAGTCTCCTCGAGAAGGTCCAAGAGTGGAGACGACAGGCCCATGGGCCTCAGCTCTGGTCTTCAGTCACCAGGGGAAGGGCCCTTAAGCTTTGTGCCTCCTTCTGCCCTTGGGTATTACAGGTAAAATCCTCGCTAGAAGCCAGAAAACCAGCCAAGCTTCTTTTGTGATCCCCACACCTCTGGTAAGTTCCCTCCAAGGCTCATCCTGGACCCTGTGCCCTGGGTTACCTGATCTTTAGGGATCCCCCTTCCTAACCAGAGGATAGGAATTTTGTTCAGCAGGGACTATGTGGATCTGCccaccttccctttctctctctctttttatttttgttcacctTTCCTTTGGGGCAGCATCAGAGAAACCAAAATCCTCAAAACCACCATGTGGTGGTTCTTCTAACCTCTCAAGGAGACACAGGATAGGAAGAACATCACATACAAGTGTCACTGTTTGGCTAAtagggctttttattttttctttttttatgctcAGAAGTCACAGGAGTACGTTGGGCCACAG is from Meles meles chromosome 1, mMelMel3.1 paternal haplotype, whole genome shotgun sequence and encodes:
- the ADORA3 gene encoding adenosine receptor A3 isoform X2, encoding MAVNGTSLLIANVTYITVEILIGLCAIVGNVLVIWVVKLNPSLQTTTFYFIVSLALADIAVGVLVMPLAIVISLGITIHFYNCLFMTCLLLIFTHASIMSLLAIAVDRYLRVKLTVRSRIPEAPGHGFSFRLKVVHFLPVMGFFILLFLTIFSDAMVMDEKVKESFALDTPSATCGYNAHYKEHPKYWCRGYFRDYCTVVAFTPNSTDRVALRDTGSQLIITVSCLTKEDAGWYWCGIQRAFARDDMDSTALVVTDSTGGLASDLWSGKDQSGNKTRSCKASRVVRKADLSRMSILIICILITGLGAIFIISHLSKRRRSQRSRKGKILARSQKTSQASFVIPTPLTSP